The following proteins are co-located in the Bordetella bronchialis genome:
- a CDS encoding ArsR/SmtB family transcription factor: MEENDAVLALAALAHPQRLRAFRALVVAGPEGLAPSVLAEHLGVARNALSFHLKELSHAGLVHSEQQGRYLIYRANYDRMNGLLGYLTEHCCQGGACETGPAAACRAC; encoded by the coding sequence GTGGAAGAAAACGACGCAGTGCTCGCATTGGCGGCGTTGGCGCACCCGCAACGCCTCAGGGCATTTCGTGCGCTTGTAGTGGCCGGTCCCGAAGGCCTTGCGCCCAGCGTTCTGGCAGAGCATCTGGGCGTGGCGCGCAATGCGCTCTCTTTCCACCTCAAGGAGCTGTCGCATGCCGGCCTGGTCCACAGCGAGCAGCAGGGTCGCTACCTGATCTATCGCGCCAACTACGACCGGATGAATGGCCTGCTCGGCTACTTGACCGAACATTGTTGCCAGGGGGGCGCCTGTGAAACCGGTCCGGCCGCCGCCTGCCGGGCGTGTTGA
- a CDS encoding LysR family transcriptional regulator, with the protein MPYAYDLKDLRLFKAVAQARNLAAGAAALNMTASLASYRLKNLEYTAGCPLFVRSPRGMTLTPAGDAMEKHVDTLLGDLNAMHEELSTYATDLHGQVKLLANSSALQGFIVPSVARFLAANSRVDVEIQELGSEAIPGCIRDGEADIGVFAGRVEDADLTCELYAIDRLICATPPAHPLVQRSRASLKDILDNDFVCRDTASSNTQFLFQRAQEIGKPVKARVYAHDFAAMMDLVAAGVGVALVPMSVAESALRDGRVGAVNLLDRWAFRELHLVMKRSSSQSDLAHQFATILMHDPLVVATRSSTHWV; encoded by the coding sequence ATGCCTTACGCGTATGACTTGAAGGATTTGCGCCTGTTCAAGGCCGTGGCCCAGGCCCGCAACCTGGCGGCGGGCGCGGCGGCGCTGAACATGACGGCCTCGCTGGCCAGCTACCGCCTGAAGAACCTGGAGTACACGGCGGGTTGTCCGCTGTTCGTGCGCAGCCCGCGGGGAATGACCTTGACGCCGGCCGGCGACGCCATGGAAAAGCACGTGGATACGCTGCTCGGCGATTTGAACGCCATGCATGAGGAGCTCAGCACGTATGCCACGGACTTGCATGGCCAGGTAAAGCTGCTGGCCAACAGCAGCGCCCTGCAGGGCTTTATCGTTCCCAGCGTTGCCCGATTCCTGGCGGCGAATTCGCGGGTCGATGTCGAAATCCAGGAACTGGGCAGCGAGGCGATTCCGGGTTGTATCCGCGATGGCGAAGCCGATATCGGTGTGTTCGCCGGCCGGGTGGAAGACGCCGACCTGACGTGCGAGCTATACGCGATAGACAGGCTGATCTGCGCCACGCCGCCGGCCCATCCCCTGGTCCAGCGCTCTCGCGCCAGCCTCAAGGACATTCTGGACAACGATTTCGTCTGTCGCGACACCGCCAGCAGCAATACCCAATTCCTGTTCCAGCGCGCCCAGGAAATAGGCAAACCCGTGAAAGCCCGCGTGTACGCCCATGACTTCGCGGCGATGATGGACCTGGTGGCGGCGGGCGTGGGTGTTGCGCTGGTACCGATGAGCGTGGCCGAATCGGCGCTGCGCGACGGGCGGGTGGGCGCGGTCAACCTGCTGGATCGCTGGGCATTCCGGGAACTGCACCTGGTCATGAAGCGGTCGTCGAGCCAGTCCGACCTGGCTCATCAGTTCGCGACGATATTGATGCATGATCCGCTGGTCGTGGCGACGCGCTCGTCGACACATTGGGTCTGA
- the arsH gene encoding arsenical resistance protein ArsH, with the protein MVKLDDLPNVQTDCFDDGIARRLDAPRSVHPPRILLLYGSLRERSFSRFAAEEASRLLRAMGAQTRLFSPAGLPLVDSEPESHPKVAELREAVQWAEGMVWCSPERHGAMTGLMKTQIDWIPLSLGSVRPTQGKTLAVMQVSGGSQSFNAVNQMRVLGRWMRMIAIPNQSSVAKAWQEFDEHGRMRPSAYYDRIVDVMEELVKFTLLTRDVAPYLVDRYSERRESAEQTSRRVNQGSI; encoded by the coding sequence ATGGTCAAGCTCGACGATCTACCAAACGTACAGACGGACTGCTTTGACGACGGCATTGCGCGGCGGCTGGATGCACCCCGGTCCGTACATCCGCCGCGCATCCTGTTGCTCTATGGGTCGCTGCGCGAACGGTCGTTTAGCCGCTTTGCCGCCGAAGAAGCGTCCCGGCTGCTACGTGCGATGGGCGCGCAAACGCGTTTATTCAGCCCCGCCGGGCTTCCCCTGGTGGACAGCGAGCCGGAAAGCCACCCGAAGGTCGCGGAGCTGCGCGAGGCCGTGCAATGGGCCGAGGGCATGGTGTGGTGTTCGCCGGAACGGCACGGCGCCATGACGGGCCTCATGAAGACGCAGATCGACTGGATCCCGCTGTCGCTGGGTTCGGTGCGGCCCACGCAAGGCAAGACGCTCGCCGTCATGCAGGTCAGCGGCGGCTCGCAGTCCTTCAATGCCGTGAACCAGATGCGCGTGCTGGGCCGCTGGATGCGGATGATCGCCATCCCCAACCAGTCGTCGGTGGCCAAGGCCTGGCAGGAATTCGATGAACACGGGCGCATGCGGCCGTCGGCCTACTACGACCGCATCGTCGATGTCATGGAAGAGCTCGTGAAGTTCACGCTGCTTACTCGCGATGTCGCGCCCTATCTGGTGGACCGCTATAGCGAACGCCGGGAAAGCGCAGAGCAAACATCCAGGCGCGTCAATCAAGGAAGCATCTGA
- a CDS encoding methyltransferase family protein codes for MHDTTPAYGLWSLVILNSLVFVIFAFSFTKPKTSRDWRSFGAFSAFIVALFTEMYGFPLTIYLLLPWLSKRFPGVDFLSHDAGHLLEVAFGWKVNPHFGPFHIAGIALIVAGFWLLASAWRALYQAQTAHRLATTGPYARIRHPQYVAFILVMLGFLLQWPTIVTLLMFPVLVVVYVRLAKSEERDMEADFGSEYVRYRDRTAAFIPSFHRERRAHG; via the coding sequence ATGCATGACACTACTCCGGCCTATGGCCTCTGGTCCCTTGTCATTCTGAACTCGCTGGTGTTCGTCATCTTCGCCTTCAGCTTCACCAAGCCGAAGACGTCTCGCGACTGGCGCTCGTTCGGCGCATTTTCGGCCTTTATTGTCGCGCTGTTCACCGAGATGTATGGCTTCCCGTTGACGATCTACCTGCTGTTGCCCTGGCTCTCGAAACGCTTCCCGGGAGTCGACTTCCTGTCCCACGACGCTGGCCATCTGCTCGAAGTGGCGTTCGGCTGGAAGGTTAATCCACACTTCGGCCCCTTCCATATCGCTGGCATTGCCTTGATCGTTGCCGGTTTCTGGCTCCTGGCATCGGCATGGCGCGCGCTATACCAGGCCCAGACAGCGCACCGTCTGGCGACTACCGGCCCCTATGCGCGTATCAGACATCCGCAATACGTCGCGTTCATCCTTGTCATGCTCGGCTTCCTGCTGCAGTGGCCGACCATCGTCACGCTACTCATGTTCCCCGTATTGGTCGTCGTGTATGTACGGCTCGCGAAGTCCGAGGAACGCGACATGGAAGCAGACTTCGGCAGCGAGTATGTCCGGTATCGTGACCGGACGGCCGCTTTTATTCCGTCCTTTCATCGGGAGAGGAGGGCGCATGGATAG
- a CDS encoding arsenate reductase ArsC, which produces MQEKIYNALFICTGNSARSILAEGLLNGMARGRFRAYSAGSQPKGEVHPLALAALEKLGMPSAGYRSKSWDEFTLPDAPPLDFIFTVCDNAAGEVCPIWPGKPMSAHWGVPDPAAVEGSDDEKRKAFQDAARVLKRRIELFLSLPMDRLDAMSLHRELHGIGKA; this is translated from the coding sequence ATGCAAGAGAAAATCTATAACGCCCTGTTTATCTGTACCGGCAATTCCGCGCGCTCCATTCTGGCAGAGGGATTGTTGAACGGCATGGCGCGGGGACGCTTTCGCGCGTACTCCGCGGGCAGCCAGCCGAAGGGCGAAGTGCATCCCTTGGCACTGGCCGCGCTCGAGAAGCTGGGCATGCCCTCGGCCGGCTATCGCAGCAAGAGCTGGGACGAGTTCACCTTGCCCGATGCACCGCCGTTGGATTTCATCTTCACGGTGTGCGACAACGCGGCCGGCGAAGTGTGCCCGATCTGGCCGGGCAAACCGATGTCGGCCCATTGGGGCGTACCCGATCCTGCCGCTGTAGAGGGCTCCGATGACGAAAAGCGCAAGGCCTTCCAGGACGCCGCGCGGGTGCTCAAGCGCCGCATCGAGCTGTTCCTTTCCCTGCCGATGGACCGACTGGATGCGATGTCGCTGCACAGGGAACTGCACGGCATCGGCAAGGCATGA
- a CDS encoding antitoxin MazE family protein: MPGSNVNARVNKHRAALRMAGLRPVQIWVPDTRRPNFAEECRRQSVLASRDDSRDDDMQRLMDQAVSEVDGWDA, encoded by the coding sequence ATGCCGGGAAGCAACGTTAACGCCCGTGTGAATAAGCACCGTGCGGCTTTGCGCATGGCAGGGCTGCGGCCGGTGCAAATCTGGGTACCCGATACGCGCCGGCCGAATTTCGCCGAGGAATGCCGTCGCCAATCCGTCTTGGCAAGCCGTGACGATTCAAGGGACGACGATATGCAGCGGCTGATGGACCAGGCCGTGTCCGAGGTAGACGGCTGGGATGCCTGA
- a CDS encoding MFS transporter, which produces MRLSRRRDVVLALGTTQTLAWASSYYLPAMLAAPMARDLGVGTPTIFAAFSFALLISALLGPYAGRAIDRWGGRPVLVATNLLFAAGLAWLSQSHDLWSLFAAWAVLGIGMGSGLYEAAFASLVRLYGRDSRGAISGITLIAGFASTVGWPVSTFLELHFGWRGACLGWAALHLILGLPLNWLLASPPSAVGVGSPSGARHTQDMQPTPSGSLRASVLLAVVFAVTWFISTAMAAHLPRLLMAAGATFAAAVAAGALVGPAQVGARLLEFGLLRRVHPLLSARLAAIAHPVGAVALLALGAPAASAFVILHGAGNGILTIAKGTLPLALFGPQGYGARQGILMVPARIAQALAPWLFGLALDHWGVGALWVSAALGLVSSAALVMLRKHMNSPVARPSTVSP; this is translated from the coding sequence ATGCGTCTGTCTCGGCGTCGCGATGTGGTGCTGGCTCTGGGGACGACGCAAACACTCGCGTGGGCATCTTCATACTATCTGCCGGCGATGCTGGCCGCGCCAATGGCCCGCGACCTCGGCGTGGGTACGCCCACGATCTTTGCGGCCTTTTCCTTCGCCCTGCTGATTTCCGCCCTGCTCGGGCCCTATGCCGGCCGTGCCATTGACCGTTGGGGCGGCAGGCCGGTTCTCGTAGCCACCAACCTGCTGTTCGCGGCGGGACTGGCCTGGCTGAGCCAATCGCATGATCTTTGGAGTCTGTTCGCTGCCTGGGCGGTACTGGGTATCGGGATGGGGAGCGGCCTGTATGAGGCCGCCTTCGCCTCGCTGGTACGCCTGTACGGCCGTGACTCGCGCGGCGCGATTTCCGGCATTACGCTCATCGCCGGGTTTGCCAGTACGGTGGGTTGGCCCGTCTCGACCTTCCTGGAGCTGCACTTCGGCTGGCGCGGCGCCTGCCTCGGGTGGGCGGCGCTGCATCTTATCCTGGGACTGCCCTTGAACTGGCTGCTCGCATCGCCTCCGTCCGCGGTGGGCGTCGGCTCGCCGTCGGGCGCGAGGCATACGCAGGACATGCAGCCCACGCCGTCCGGATCGCTGCGCGCATCGGTCCTTCTGGCCGTGGTTTTTGCCGTCACCTGGTTCATCAGCACGGCCATGGCCGCCCATCTGCCCCGCCTGCTGATGGCCGCCGGCGCGACCTTCGCCGCCGCCGTCGCGGCGGGGGCTCTGGTCGGGCCGGCCCAGGTGGGCGCGCGGCTGTTGGAATTCGGGCTGCTGCGGCGTGTGCATCCTTTACTGTCCGCCCGCCTGGCCGCCATCGCGCACCCCGTGGGCGCCGTTGCGCTTTTGGCGTTGGGCGCGCCGGCCGCCTCGGCTTTCGTGATCCTGCACGGCGCGGGCAACGGCATCTTGACGATCGCCAAGGGGACCTTGCCGCTGGCCCTGTTCGGCCCACAAGGTTATGGCGCCAGGCAAGGCATCCTGATGGTCCCCGCCCGGATCGCGCAGGCGCTGGCGCCGTGGCTGTTCGGGCTGGCCCTGGATCATTGGGGTGTCGGCGCCCTGTGGGTCTCCGCCGCTTTGGGATTGGTCTCTTCAGCAGCCCTCGTCATGCTTCGGAAGCACATGAACTCGCCAGTCGCCAGGCCAAGCACCGTGTCCCCGTAG
- a CDS encoding helix-turn-helix domain-containing protein: protein MDTKLLEIGMRLRAYRIGAGLSADALGERLNVSRASVYRMEAQGIGRLDVLLRVARLLDVPLETLLGVGVEYVASALAYFERLRQIEARAEHIFVAFGPIVYLLTSDGYDTLLRQALATRAAATKRPARARIDIDALMSILKLRKAQYLQRRPAITNVLSLPELVQFSEQGLEDEGASAPVRVAHRKMVLHELERVAQLLESPPMGIQVGILFDRLPTTSFSVIRQADATFSLTSPFRIGPQLNVWRGVGTISQDAEALRLHRELATGLWSEVVTGQRAADFVRRRLLARA, encoded by the coding sequence ATGGATACGAAGTTGTTGGAAATCGGCATGCGCCTGCGCGCATACCGGATCGGTGCCGGACTCAGCGCGGATGCGCTGGGAGAGCGCCTGAACGTTTCGCGCGCATCCGTCTACCGCATGGAGGCACAGGGCATAGGCCGGCTGGATGTGCTGCTGCGCGTCGCGCGGCTGCTGGACGTACCGCTGGAAACCCTGCTTGGCGTCGGCGTCGAATACGTTGCGTCGGCGCTGGCGTACTTCGAGCGGCTCAGGCAGATCGAAGCGCGCGCGGAGCACATTTTCGTGGCTTTCGGTCCCATCGTTTACCTGCTCACGTCCGATGGCTACGACACCCTGCTGCGCCAGGCCCTGGCCACCCGCGCCGCGGCGACGAAGCGTCCGGCACGCGCCCGGATCGACATCGACGCCCTTATGTCGATACTGAAACTGCGCAAGGCGCAATACCTGCAACGCCGCCCCGCCATCACCAACGTGCTGTCGTTGCCGGAACTCGTGCAGTTCAGCGAACAGGGCCTGGAGGACGAGGGCGCCAGCGCGCCCGTGCGCGTCGCGCATCGAAAAATGGTGCTTCATGAGCTGGAACGCGTGGCGCAATTGCTGGAGTCTCCGCCCATGGGCATCCAGGTGGGGATACTTTTCGACAGGCTGCCCACGACCAGTTTCTCCGTCATTCGCCAGGCGGATGCCACGTTTTCCCTGACAAGTCCGTTTCGCATCGGGCCGCAGCTCAATGTGTGGCGTGGCGTCGGTACGATCTCCCAGGATGCGGAGGCCTTGCGCCTGCATCGCGAGCTTGCCACCGGGTTGTGGTCGGAGGTCGTGACCGGCCAGCGGGCCGCGGATTTCGTCCGCCGCCGCCTGCTGGCCCGCGCCTGA
- a CDS encoding MmgE/PrpD family protein: MDDLALRHLCQWAAAAAPDAVPADVLARIGAVAADTIACALGAAQDAELCAWTRDSDPDIFTGACTVLGKGQARASPGIAARHNAVAANWLQLDEGHHRLMCHAGIYCVPAALAECEAADLGLGQFLHAVALGYEMTCRLAAAWTFGAAPVHPHSLWSTLGATATLGLLRALDGDTLHQALLHAASFAAPRPFAIVADGGLAANLWVGKGVEQAFACTARADGGLPAPAQALARLGEMLGVQTDAAACTDDLGGAWAVRLNYFKVLPCAGQSHAALEALLRIREDLLAQGCEVFDAGVRIDAEVHAFAVGMAQRDVRTSLAARFSIPHLLAVAWLHGRTDADALGAAFLRDARVARLREAIRLRPLRPALPPPHHRAARVTVTLGDGRSGQAQCLSPLGSQAKPLDSADIARKCLALASGRHTTLLRALLDLPGGGKYLGAIGIRSLLR, translated from the coding sequence ATGGATGACCTCGCGCTACGGCACCTGTGCCAATGGGCCGCCGCCGCGGCGCCGGATGCCGTTCCGGCGGACGTGCTGGCCCGTATCGGGGCGGTTGCCGCCGACACGATCGCTTGCGCGCTGGGCGCGGCCCAGGATGCGGAACTGTGCGCGTGGACCCGCGATTCCGATCCCGATATCTTCACGGGCGCATGCACCGTGCTGGGGAAGGGCCAGGCGCGCGCATCCCCGGGCATCGCCGCCCGCCACAACGCGGTCGCCGCCAATTGGTTGCAGCTGGATGAAGGGCATCATCGCCTGATGTGCCATGCCGGCATTTATTGCGTGCCGGCGGCGCTGGCGGAATGCGAGGCGGCGGACCTGGGCCTGGGACAGTTCCTGCATGCGGTCGCACTGGGCTATGAGATGACCTGCCGCCTGGCCGCGGCCTGGACATTCGGCGCGGCACCCGTCCACCCGCATTCCCTGTGGAGCACGCTGGGCGCAACCGCGACACTCGGCTTGCTGCGGGCCCTGGACGGCGATACGTTGCACCAGGCCTTGCTGCATGCGGCTTCCTTTGCTGCGCCCCGGCCGTTCGCCATCGTGGCCGATGGCGGCCTGGCCGCCAATCTATGGGTGGGGAAGGGGGTGGAGCAGGCCTTTGCCTGCACGGCGCGGGCGGACGGCGGCTTGCCAGCGCCCGCGCAGGCCCTGGCCCGCCTGGGCGAAATGCTGGGCGTACAGACGGATGCCGCGGCCTGCACGGACGACCTGGGCGGCGCCTGGGCCGTACGCCTGAACTACTTCAAGGTGCTGCCGTGCGCCGGCCAAAGCCACGCCGCGCTGGAGGCATTGCTGCGGATCCGCGAAGACCTGCTCGCGCAAGGTTGCGAGGTTTTCGATGCCGGGGTGCGCATCGACGCCGAAGTGCACGCCTTTGCCGTCGGCATGGCCCAGCGCGACGTCCGCACCAGCCTCGCGGCACGGTTTTCCATCCCGCATCTGCTCGCGGTGGCGTGGTTGCATGGCCGCACGGACGCCGATGCACTGGGTGCCGCATTCCTGCGGGACGCCCGGGTGGCGCGCTTGCGCGAAGCGATCCGGCTACGCCCGCTGCGGCCTGCGCTGCCGCCGCCGCATCATCGCGCGGCACGGGTCACCGTCACGCTGGGCGATGGACGGTCGGGGCAGGCCCAATGCCTGTCGCCGCTGGGAAGCCAGGCAAAGCCTCTCGATAGCGCCGACATCGCCCGAAAGTGCCTTGCGCTGGCGAGCGGGCGCCATACGACCTTGTTGCGCGCGCTGCTGGATCTGCCCGGGGGCGGCAAGTACCTGGGCGCCATTGGAATTCGCAGCTTGCTGCGGTAG
- a CDS encoding DUF2933 domain-containing protein, with amino-acid sequence MHLSQRAHVRRGRWVLYGFLAVAAFFLWTEHRAHLLGFLPYLLVLACPLMHLFHHGHGQHRPDSQPDAGRGTGQSPKPGEQ; translated from the coding sequence ATGCACCTTTCCCAGAGAGCCCACGTCCGGCGCGGCAGGTGGGTTTTGTACGGATTCCTGGCCGTTGCTGCCTTTTTCTTGTGGACCGAACACCGCGCCCATCTTCTCGGATTTCTTCCTTACCTGCTGGTTCTGGCCTGCCCGCTGATGCACCTGTTCCATCACGGGCATGGACAGCATCGACCGGATTCCCAGCCCGATGCCGGCCGCGGCACGGGACAATCGCCGAAACCGGGAGAACAGTGA
- a CDS encoding copper-transporting P-type ATPase, translated as MDRRANGHHQHGDAQMKHHHHAGDLSGQGYPAGASATSSPESGTVYTCPMHPEVRQNEPGNCPICGMTLEPVMPSLDDEENPELIDFRRRFWWTLPLTIIVTVLAMAAHKIFYEGLPYQSWIELALSTPVVLWSGWPFFVRCARSIAQRSPNMWTLIGTGTGAAYGYSLIATVAPGLFPETFVMHGRIGVYYEAAAVIISLTLLGQILELKARSRTSAAIKSLLGLAPKTARRIDPNGTEEDVPLTHVHIGDTLRVRPGEKVPVDGIVLEGESAVDESMLTGEPVPVTKRPGDKVVAAAINTNGSLIVRSEKVGSQTMLSQIVQMVAHAQRSRAPMQRLADVVAGYFVMIVVAIAVLTLLGWGFFGPEPSWVYGFVNAVSVLIIACPCALGLATPMSIMAATGRGATQGILFRDAAAIEELRKVDTLIVDKTGTLTEGRPAFDRVVPAAGMSEHDVLRIAASIDQGSEHPLAHAIVAEARKRSIPLDKPETFESSSGIGVRGIVAGKRIAFGNTALMEQERVDWTPLQKHAEVLRGEGASVMYLAADGKLLGLVAVSDPVKATTPEALHTLKAAGITVIMATGDGVTTAKSVAARLGISRVYGEVKPKDKLDLVETLQKEGKTVGMAGDGINDSPALAKANVGIAMGTGTDVAINSAHVTLVKGDLRGIARARRLSLATVRNMRQNLAFAFVYNALGIPLAAGLLYPFTGQLLSPMIAALAMSLSSVSVITNALRLRGTA; from the coding sequence ATGGATAGACGAGCAAATGGCCATCACCAGCATGGCGATGCGCAGATGAAACACCATCACCATGCTGGCGACTTGTCAGGGCAGGGGTATCCGGCCGGCGCTTCCGCGACGTCTTCGCCGGAATCCGGCACTGTCTATACATGCCCGATGCATCCGGAGGTCAGGCAAAACGAACCGGGGAATTGCCCGATTTGCGGCATGACGCTCGAGCCCGTCATGCCATCCCTCGACGACGAAGAGAATCCCGAACTGATCGATTTCCGGCGGCGCTTCTGGTGGACCTTGCCGTTGACCATCATCGTCACGGTCCTGGCGATGGCCGCCCACAAGATCTTTTACGAGGGATTGCCGTACCAGAGCTGGATAGAGCTCGCGCTGAGCACCCCGGTCGTACTGTGGTCGGGATGGCCGTTCTTTGTTCGCTGCGCCCGGTCCATTGCCCAGCGCAGCCCGAATATGTGGACGCTTATCGGGACGGGAACCGGGGCGGCGTACGGCTACAGTCTGATAGCGACCGTCGCGCCCGGATTATTTCCGGAGACGTTCGTCATGCATGGCCGCATTGGGGTCTATTACGAGGCCGCGGCAGTCATCATTTCCTTGACCCTGCTCGGGCAGATTCTGGAGCTGAAAGCACGATCGCGGACGTCGGCCGCCATCAAGTCCTTGCTCGGCCTGGCGCCCAAGACGGCCCGTCGCATTGATCCGAACGGGACCGAGGAAGACGTTCCCTTGACGCACGTGCACATTGGCGACACGCTTCGCGTGCGCCCCGGTGAGAAAGTCCCTGTGGATGGCATTGTCCTAGAGGGCGAAAGCGCGGTCGACGAGTCCATGCTTACCGGCGAGCCGGTGCCCGTCACCAAACGGCCGGGCGACAAGGTGGTTGCCGCCGCCATCAACACCAACGGCAGCCTGATTGTCAGGTCCGAAAAAGTGGGCTCCCAGACGATGCTGTCCCAAATCGTCCAGATGGTGGCGCATGCGCAGCGTTCGCGCGCCCCGATGCAGCGTCTCGCGGACGTCGTGGCCGGCTATTTCGTCATGATTGTTGTCGCCATCGCAGTGCTGACGCTGCTGGGCTGGGGATTCTTCGGCCCTGAGCCGAGCTGGGTCTATGGTTTCGTGAACGCGGTCTCGGTCCTTATCATCGCCTGTCCCTGCGCGCTTGGTCTGGCGACGCCAATGTCCATCATGGCGGCAACCGGGCGGGGCGCTACCCAAGGCATCCTGTTCCGTGATGCCGCCGCCATCGAGGAACTGCGCAAAGTCGACACCCTTATCGTCGATAAGACCGGGACGCTAACCGAGGGCAGACCGGCATTCGACAGGGTCGTACCGGCCGCCGGTATGTCGGAGCACGATGTCCTGCGCATCGCGGCCAGCATCGACCAGGGCAGCGAACATCCGCTCGCGCACGCCATCGTCGCCGAGGCACGCAAGCGATCGATTCCGCTGGATAAGCCGGAGACGTTCGAATCGTCCAGCGGCATCGGGGTTCGCGGCATTGTCGCCGGCAAACGGATCGCCTTTGGCAATACGGCGCTGATGGAGCAGGAACGGGTCGACTGGACGCCGCTCCAAAAGCACGCCGAGGTTCTCAGGGGCGAAGGCGCCAGCGTCATGTACCTGGCCGCGGACGGCAAGCTGCTCGGCCTGGTCGCGGTATCCGACCCGGTCAAGGCCACCACGCCGGAAGCACTCCACACCCTGAAAGCGGCCGGCATCACGGTCATCATGGCCACCGGCGACGGTGTGACGACGGCGAAATCGGTCGCGGCGCGGCTTGGCATTTCCCGGGTGTACGGAGAGGTAAAACCCAAAGACAAGCTCGATCTCGTCGAAACGCTGCAGAAAGAAGGCAAGACGGTCGGGATGGCGGGCGATGGCATCAATGACAGTCCCGCGTTGGCCAAGGCGAACGTGGGCATTGCCATGGGCACGGGTACCGACGTGGCCATCAATTCGGCGCACGTGACCCTGGTGAAAGGCGACCTGCGTGGAATTGCGCGGGCCCGCCGGCTGTCCCTGGCTACGGTGCGCAATATGCGGCAGAACCTGGCTTTTGCCTTTGTCTATAACGCACTGGGCATTCCGCTCGCGGCCGGGCTGCTATATCCGTTCACGGGGCAATTGCTGTCCCCGATGATCGCAGCCTTGGCGATGAGCCTGAGCTCCGTGTCGGTGATTACGAATGCATTGCGGCTGCGAGGCACAGCCTAG
- the allB gene encoding allantoinase AllB translates to MMDLIIAGGHAVIGDAVVQADIAVEAGRIVALGALTGLPGAREVIDAAGLHVLPGAIDCHVHFRDPGSTYKENWRTGSSAAAAGGVTTVMDMPNTDPPTASPRALACKRERAGALSLVDWGLYGVLDSSSLPHLEALAEDGIGGFKCFMTENTGDLESPDDGVIHEGLERLGRLGVRCSVHAENAAIMQHRRRRLMEAGRTDPRAHEESRPEICEVEAIGRVSALARAACARVHIAHVSSAGGVQAIRQALGQGLDMTAETCPQYLLFGMPEIDSLAGMVRVNPPIRGGAHADALWAALLDGTIGMIATDHAPHTEEEKRNPDIWKCCRGMIGLETQMPVMLTESQRGRMSLPEYARWSALAPALAWGLYPRKGHIGVGADADFAIVDMDGAYRIDQATLHSLNRISPWHGRLVTARPVHTIVRGRAVMRNRRVVGEPGWGRAIAPDWGRPSHG, encoded by the coding sequence ATGATGGACCTGATCATCGCGGGCGGCCACGCCGTCATCGGCGACGCTGTCGTGCAAGCCGATATCGCCGTCGAAGCGGGACGTATCGTGGCGCTCGGCGCCTTGACCGGGCTGCCCGGCGCGCGCGAAGTCATCGACGCGGCCGGACTGCATGTGCTGCCCGGCGCCATCGACTGCCATGTGCACTTCCGCGACCCCGGCTCTACCTACAAGGAAAACTGGCGGACGGGATCCAGCGCCGCCGCGGCCGGAGGCGTGACGACGGTGATGGACATGCCCAATACGGATCCCCCCACCGCCAGTCCGCGGGCCCTGGCGTGCAAGCGCGAACGGGCAGGGGCCTTGTCGCTGGTCGACTGGGGCCTGTATGGCGTCCTGGACAGCAGCAGCCTGCCGCATCTGGAAGCATTGGCCGAGGACGGCATCGGCGGCTTCAAGTGCTTCATGACGGAGAACACGGGGGACCTGGAATCCCCCGACGACGGCGTCATCCATGAAGGCCTGGAACGCCTCGGCCGGCTGGGCGTGCGTTGCTCCGTCCACGCGGAGAACGCCGCCATCATGCAGCACCGCCGGCGCCGGCTCATGGAGGCCGGCCGCACGGACCCGCGCGCGCACGAGGAATCCCGGCCCGAGATCTGCGAGGTCGAAGCAATCGGGCGGGTGAGCGCCCTGGCGCGCGCGGCATGCGCCCGCGTGCATATTGCCCATGTGAGCTCGGCCGGCGGTGTGCAGGCCATTCGTCAGGCGCTGGGGCAGGGGCTGGACATGACGGCCGAGACCTGTCCGCAATACCTGTTGTTCGGCATGCCGGAGATCGACAGCCTGGCCGGCATGGTCCGGGTCAATCCGCCCATACGAGGCGGCGCGCATGCGGACGCGCTATGGGCGGCCTTGCTGGACGGCACCATAGGCATGATTGCCACCGACCACGCGCCCCATACCGAAGAAGAGAAGCGCAATCCGGACATCTGGAAATGCTGCCGCGGCATGATCGGCCTGGAAACGCAGATGCCTGTCATGCTGACCGAATCGCAGCGAGGCCGGATGAGCTTGCCGGAATATGCGCGCTGGAGCGCGCTGGCCCCGGCGCTGGCCTGGGGACTTTATCCCCGGAAAGGACATATCGGCGTGGGGGCCGATGCCGACTTCGCGATCGTCGATATGGACGGCGCCTATCGGATCGACCAGGCGACACTGCATTCGCTCAACCGCATCTCGCCCTGGCACGGGCGGCTGGTGACGGCGCGGCCCGTGCATACCATCGTGCGCGGCAGGGCGGTCATGCGGAACCGGCGCGTGGTGGGAGAACCCGGCTGGGGCAGGGCCATCGCGCCGGACTGGGGCCGTCCTTCCCATGGATGA